The genomic interval CGCACCGGGTGCGGTCGAGCGCGCGCTCGGGAAGGTGCACGCGGAGTGGGAGCGGCTCACCGGCGCCCTCCGCGTCCGCACGCCGGTCGCGGCCTTCGACCAGCTCGCCGGCGGCTGGCTCCTGCACCAGGCCCTCGGCTGCCGGCAGCGCGGCCGCTCGGGGTTCTACCAGCCGGGAGGAGCCTTCGGCTTCCGCGACCAGCTCCAGGACGCCGCCGCGCTGGTGTGGGCCGCGCCCGAGCACACCCGCTCCCAGCTCCTGCTGCACGCCGCGCACCAGTTCGTCGAGGGCGACGTGCTCCACGGGTGGCACCCGCCGGGCTCGAAGGGGATCCGCACCCGGAGGAGCGACGACCCGGCTTGGCTGCCCTACGTGACGGCGGTCTACGTGGGCGCCACCGGCGACGAGGCCGTTCTCGACGAGCCCGTGCCGTTCCTGCGCGCGCGCGAGCTCGCGCCGGGGGAGGACGAGGCCCTCCTCACGCCCGAGGCCGGCCCCGAGACCGCTCCGCTCCACGAGCACTGCCTGCGCGCGCTCGAGCGCGCGGCGACCCGCGGTGTGCACGGCCTGCCGCTGATGGGGAGCGGCGACGGGAGCGACGGCATGGACCGCGTCGGCCGCGAGGGGAGGGGCGAGAGCGTCTGGCTGGGCTTCTTCCTGTACCACGTGCTCGAGCGCTTCCTTCCGCTCGCCGAGCGCCGGGGGGAGGCCCCGCGCGCGGCCCGCCTGCGCGCCTACCAGGCGGACCTGCGCCAGGCGCTCGACGCCGAGGCCTGGGACGGCGCCTGGTACAAGCGCGCCTGGTACGACGACGGCACGCCGCTCGGTACCGCGGGCGCCGACGAGTGCCGGGTCGACGCCCTCGTGCAGGCATGGTCGGTCCTCTCGGGTGCGGCGCGTCCCGAGCGGGCCGCCGCGGCGATCGACGCCGTCGAGCGCGAGCTGGTGGACGGCGAGGCCGGCCTCGTACGCCGGCTCTGGCCGCCCTTCGACCGGAGCCCGCACGCCCCCGGCTTCCTCGAGGACCATCCCCCGGGCATCCGCGAGAACGGTGGCCAGTCCACCCACGCCGCGCTCTGGGTGGTCCGCGCGCTCGCGGAGCTCGGGCGCCGGGATCGCGCCGCCGGGCTGCTCGAGCGGATCACGCCCCAGTGGCACGCGCGCAGCCGGGAGGCGGTCGCCACCTACCAGGTCGAACCCTACGTGGTGGCCGCCGACGTCTACGGCGTGTCGCCCCATCGCGGCCGGGGGGGCTGGACCTGGTCCGCCGGCTCGGCGGGCGGCCTCTACCGGGTGCTGGTCGAGACCGTGCTCGGTCTCCGCCTCGAGGCCGGCCGCCGCCTGCGCCTGCGCCCGCGCATCCCGGACGCCTGGCCCGGCTTCGAGCTGCTGCTGCGGGCGCCCGACGGGCGCACGCGCTACGCGATCCGCGCCGACAACCCGGGCGGCCGCGCGGGGTGCGTGGTGGGCGCCCAGGTCGACGGGCGGACCGCCGCGATCGAGGACGGTGCCGCCCTGGTGCCGCTCGCGAGCGACGGCGCCCTGCACGAGGTGCGCGTCCTGCTCGGTTGAGAGGAGATCGGCATCCCGCTCAGCGCAGCGCGCGCCCGGCCGGGTCGAAGAGGTGGAGCCGCGCCCCGTCCACGGCGAGCCGGATGCGGGTGCCCGGCGCGAGCCCAACGAGCCCGGGCAGGCGCGCGACGAGCCGGAGCGGCTCGCCGGCACGGTTCGGAGCGAGTACGTAGGCGAGCACCTCGCGGCCCAGGTTCTCGAGGTAGTCGACGGTCGCCTCGAGCGCCGGGGCGCCCGGCGCGGCCGGGCCGAGTGCCTCCGGGCGCAGGCCCGCGCCCTGCACGGCGTCGGGCTGCGCGGCCAGGAGCGCGTGGGCGGCGTGTGCCTCGGGCACCGGCACGCGCTGGTCGCCGATCGCGATCGCCACGCGCCCGGCGGCGTCGCGCTCGGCCCGGGTCGGGAACAGGCTCATCGGGGGATTGCCGATGAAGCCCGCGACGAAGGCCGAGACCGGGCGCTCGTAGAGCTCGGCCGGCGCCGCCACCTGCTGGAGCCGCCCGCGGTCGAGCACCGCGACGCGCTGGCCGAGCGTCATGGCCTCGACCTGGTCGTGGGTCACGTAGAGCATCGTCGTGCGCGTGCGGCGCTGGAGCTCGCCGATCTCGGCTCGCACGCTCCCGCGCAGCCGTGCGTCGAGGTTCGAGAGCGGCTCGTCGAGCAGGAACACGCTCGGCTCGCGCACCAGGGCGCGCCCCATCGCGACGCGCTGGCGCTGGCCCCCGGAGAGCTGCCGGGGCCGGCGCTCGAGCAGCGGGGCGATCTCGAGCAGCGCCGCCACCTCCTCGGCGCGGCGGCGCACGGCCTCGGCCGGGAGTCCACGCATGCGCAGCGGGAACTCGAGGTTCCCGCGCACGGTCAGGTGCGGGTAGAGCGCGTAGTCCTGGAACACCATCGCCACGTTGCGCTCCTGCGGCGACAGCTCGTTCACGGCCCGGTCTCCGATCCGGATCGTGCCGGCGCTGGGCGCTTCGAGCCCGGCCAGCAGGCGCAGCAGGGTCGACTTGCCGCAGCCCGACGGGCCGACGACGACGAGCAGCTCGCCGTCTGCGACCGTGAGGGTGAGGTCGGCGAGCCCGACGGCGCCGCCGGGGTAGCGCTTCGTGACCGACTCGAAGGCGACCTGGGCCAACGCCGCTCCCCCCGGAGCGCACGCTAGCCGACCTCGGCTCGGAGCAGGGGGAGGGGCGGCGGCCGTCCCGGCGGTCACGCGGGGCTCACGAGACGGGCTCTAGCCCTCCGGCGGCGGCGACAGCCCTGCGCCCAGGCCGACCATGCCGAGCGCGAAGAGGAGGGTCACGTCCGGCCCCGGCAGCGCGACGGGCAGCGTGGCGGCCGAGGCGGTGGCGGCGAGCACGAGGAGCGCGAGGGGGATGGCGAGCAGGGGACGCACGGGGGCCGGACCTTTCCGGCCTCGCGTCCACACGCGCGATCGGAAGGGGCGGGAGCGGGCTTGAGGGGAAATTGCGGCGGGGGGAGCTCGCGCGCGCGGCGGATGAGCGGGCCGGCCGGCTCAGCGCCGCCGGATCGCCTCGATCAGCTCGGCCTTCGACATGTCGCCGCGGCCGGCGATGCCGAGCGCCGTGGCGAGGTCGTAGAGCTCGAGGCGGGTGCGCTCCTCGAGCGGCGG from Deltaproteobacteria bacterium carries:
- a CDS encoding ATP-binding cassette domain-containing protein, translated to MAQVAFESVTKRYPGGAVGLADLTLTVADGELLVVVGPSGCGKSTLLRLLAGLEAPSAGTIRIGDRAVNELSPQERNVAMVFQDYALYPHLTVRGNLEFPLRMRGLPAEAVRRRAEEVAALLEIAPLLERRPRQLSGGQRQRVAMGRALVREPSVFLLDEPLSNLDARLRGSVRAEIGELQRRTRTTMLYVTHDQVEAMTLGQRVAVLDRGRLQQVAAPAELYERPVSAFVAGFIGNPPMSLFPTRAERDAAGRVAIAIGDQRVPVPEAHAAHALLAAQPDAVQGAGLRPEALGPAAPGAPALEATVDYLENLGREVLAYVLAPNRAGEPLRLVARLPGLVGLAPGTRIRLAVDGARLHLFDPAGRALR
- a CDS encoding Rho termination factor N-terminal domain-containing protein; this translates as MPGSQSLRNGTGTARTPSSRDGTGRAAPVAPPPLEERTRLELYDLATALGIAGRGDMSKAELIEAIRRR